The Arachis hypogaea cultivar Tifrunner chromosome 14, arahy.Tifrunner.gnm2.J5K5, whole genome shotgun sequence genome has a segment encoding these proteins:
- the LOC140178516 gene encoding uncharacterized protein: MADFLVEVTGDPHEETGTRWRLHVDGASNQTSGGAEVILESPARVIYEQSTKFEFPVSNNQAEYEALLGGLTLAREVGVTRMEVCSDSQVVTSQVNGSYQARDPLLQKYLEKVRELTRQFQEVTVQHVPRERNTRADLLSKLASTKPGVGNRSLIQGMVKEPTVALHLTESSPS, translated from the coding sequence ATGGCAGATTTCTTGGTAGAGGTAACGGGTGATCCCCACGAggaaacgggcacacggtggaggctccacGTAGACGGGGCCTCCAACCAGACGTCCGGGGGAGCCGAGGTCATCTTAGAGAGCCCGGCGAGAGTCATTTACGAGCAATCGACCAAGTTCGAATTTCCGGTGTcgaacaaccaagcggaatacgAAGCCCTCTTAGGTGGACTAACCCTAGCCCGAGAAGTCGGGGTAACAAGGATGGAAGTGTGCAGCGATTCACAAGTCGTCACCTCGCAAGTAAACGGAAGCTATCAAGCCAGGGACCCCCTACTGCAAAAGTATTTGGAAAAGGTTAGAGAATTGACTAGGCAGTTTCAAGAGGTCACGGTCCAACACGTtccaagagaaaggaacacacgggcagacctcctatcTAAATTAGCAAGCACGAAGCCGGGAGTGGGCAACCGGTCTCTCATCCAGGGCATGGTGAAGGAACCGACGGTTGCCCTCCATTTGACGGAGTCAAGCCCCTCCTAG